One Chitinophagales bacterium genomic window, AACAGAAAATGTAAAGGTCTATGAAAATAATTTTTCAGTAAGTTTTCCTGGATATAATTCAGTACCAGCGGTAGCATTTTTTGCTGAGAATAATGCTACGAATCTAAATGCCTTTTCTAAAAATACAATAGATAACAGCTGGCACATAGGGGCATGGGTATGGGGCGAAAACCGCAACCTCCGTATGCGTTGTAATCAATTCGGCGCACCTGCCAATGCAGCTATTCTCGTACAAGGAAACTTGAGAGACCAAGGACTACCGGATGGAGTTAATGAGCCAGATGGATGCTTGATGGAACATTATCCAGCAGCGAATACCTTTGAATGGCTTACTTCTCATAGTTCTAATTGTGGTGTATCGCCCGAATCGGCTATCAAAGTGGATACCGCAAAATCTAATTTCAGATTCTATTACAATACCCAATCTAGAACAGGACCAACTATTGCTTCGCCTCAAACTCCTGACCCACTTTGTCGCACCAATACTTATGGCGATAAAGAGTACCTATACAATGCGTGTGTGTTTTCAACCGCTGGCGGAAAATTCGGACCAACGACTTGCGACAATGGCAATATTTTTAATATCGTCAAACCACCACATGAGGATGTACCTTGTGAGGAAGTGATGCCATATATCGATAGTTTCCAATGGCGTGTAGTGGACTTTAGAGGCAGTCTGACTGAATTACTAGGAGGCTACCATGATTTTGTCCACCTTGCAGATCGGCAGCGTGTATTCCATGGTCTCTTAAAAGAATCCAAAGATATACAAGTCTCTATTCGCCGTAAATGCCCCGATACCCTACCTATTCTCCGAGATTATTTAGAAGAATCTCCTTTCTGGGAAGATAGAGTAGAATTAGTCGAAGAAGTATTGAGAAATAGAGATTTTAATGCTTTTGCTATAGCAAAAGCTAAACTAGACTCTTTCCAGATAGAATCCATAGTCTATCAAGGACAGAATACCTTGACTAAACTATTGGAAGATAAAGGAGATTTGAAGTATATTTACAGTAAAGAAAAAGTGATGCTACAAGCAGAGTCTAATGGCGATACGAGTTTTCAATTATCCGAAAGCGATCTAGAGCAGTTGTTTACTATCCAGTCCAAACAGTCCTATGCAGGCGCAGTAGCAGAGCGTGTTTTAATTAAGTTACTCGACACCAACTTTATCCATCTACTCCCTAGTCTTCTTTCTAATGATACCGTGCCAGATATCAACTGGGAGCAATACTACAATGACTATCCTGTGATGATATTCCCGAATCCCACAGAGGGTCATATCCGTTTTGAGTTCAATGTGCCTACTCCTATTGAAACTGCTTCTATTCAGATAGTGAAGGTAAGCAATCCTTCGACCTATGTTTTAGTAGATGATTTCACAGAGAATTTCTTTAGTCGTGTATATGATTTGAGTGATAAAGCAAATGGTATCTACATTATGGCTATTAAAGTCAATGGAACTATTGTGACCGCAAAACAATTTCAAATATATAAGTGATAAATAAGTATATAATAATTTTAGTTTTTAATCTGTTGGGCAGTCTTTTGACTGCTCAGCAGATTACTTATACTTCTGTACCTAATATTAAAGATACTTTTGATTATTCAGAACATTCTTTCATTTTTCACAACCAAACATACCTACAAAGAAGCAGATTACCAGAATATATATTTTTTAGTAAATTGGACAATTTAGGTAATCCTGTCAAGAATTATGCATTTACTCCGAAGTTAGGATATATTAGGTTTGCCTTTTATACTACCCAAATAGGTTCAAAACTGTTTCAGTTTGGGGCAGAAGAAGATACAATTGATAGACGAGGAAGTGTTTTCATTTTAAATTCTGATTTTTCTATTTTTAAAGATAGTGTTTTTTTTGATTATCCTAATATGGAGTTCAATGTAGCTCGCTATGACCAGAAGCGCAATAAAGTTATAGCAACTTTTGCCTATTCCATTCACAAGGATAGTTTTTTGGTTAGACGATGGGGCATTATAGAATTAGATACTTTAGGAAATCTATTGCGAATAAAGGAGATACCTCCTTTATTTCGTTTTGAGTATGCGGATAATCTATTAGTAACTTCTGATGGAGGTTATCTAGTATCTGGAAAGATGAATGGAAGAACGACCAATATTGACCCATTTTTTATAAAACTGGACACCAATTTTAATGTAATTTGGAGAAATGATTTGACCTCAACTGGAGAGAAATTTTTTACCCAAGATTTTTCAGAAAACTTAGTCGAATTATCTAATGGTAAAGGTTATGTTTATGTAGGTAGTATGCATAGAAATATAGATACTGTGACCAGAAAATGTAGATATTTTGATCATTTTACTTCATTACATTTTATCTCTCTCTCTGGTCAGATTACAAAAAATTATTATCATAATTTAAATAATCAAAATTGTGAAACAAGTCGCCCTAAAGGTCTATTTCTAAAAAATGATAGTACACTCATGATTTTCACTCAACGAGATACTACTTCAGACGGCATAATCACAGGTAAAGATTCAGGCTCTTCCTTAGTAATTCATTACAATTTTAATCAGCATAAAGTGACTAAAGAAATCATAGGCGGACAGTTACTTAATGATAAAACGTCATGGATTTTACCGGGATATAACGGAATTTGTTATCGCAGGGATGTTAAAAGGGATGTAGATGGTGGATTTATTACCTCAGGCTGGGCGAACATAAATGATAATAGAGGGACGTCTGCTTACCTCATGAAAACAGATAGCTGTGGCTATACTCAAGACCATAAATGCAAGATAGTTTACAAAATAGATACCCAGTATGGAAATACCCTCAAAGTGCGCATTATTGATAGCCTCTCGGTGCTTTGTCAGCCTATATGGACAATTGAAGGTAAGCAGTACACGAGTTTGGAGATTACACATAATTTTTCAACTACAGGCATACATACTATTAAGCTCTGGGGCTTTGCAGGGAGCACCGTTGATAGTCTCAGTTTTCAAGTCAGAGTAGATAGTATGAATTCAGGAATAAAAGTTTTAAAAGAGAAAGAAATAAAAATATTTCCAAATCCAGTGAAAAGTTATTTGATCGTAGAAGGTAATCGAGTATTAGAAGGTAATGTAAAATTAAGTGATCTTTTAGGACAACAAATGTCTCCTAAAGTTGAATTAACTAGTAGTGGATATCGAATAGACATAAAGCATCTACCTAATGGTATTTACTTTATACATTTAACTGACAAGAGCGAGAATACTATTTTCAGTAAAAAAATTGTGATTGAGCATGAATAGTAACAGTCAGAGAACTTATCTTATTATTGTTTCAATTCTTTTGATTGCTTCTGTATTGTTAAATGCCTTACAGTTTCAAAAATTAAAAAATGTTTCAAATTTCTCGCACACCTTTAATTGTCAGAGCAGTAATAAACAACTAGAAATAGATAACCTAAAGTATGAACTAAGAAATTACAAAGCTTTGTATGAAGTAGCTAAAGAAACCTTTGAAAAAGACACCTGCTTTAATAAGCCATAACTAGTCTAAACCTTTGTATACTTTCTGAGCTAGTTCAATATGTTGGGATATTAGTAAACTATTTTCAATACAAAATTCAGGCTGATTAATTATATCAATTGGTTTTGCATTGTTTTCCTTGAGGTCGATAAACTTAATACTCTTGATTGAAGTCTTGGTCACAAGGATAATAAATGTATTAGGTGGGTAATTGTATGACTCCTCAATTTCCTTTCTAGATATAGTTCCATTTGCTCGGTACTTTACCTCAATAAAATGTATGGAGTCTGTTTTTGGTATGCGGATAATAAAATCAGGGTTATTACGAATATGAGATGTTTCATTAGGTTGTTTATTTTTCCTCATATAACTGAGCAATTGCGGAACGGTATGCTCAACTCCATAACGATAGACATCAATGCCTAGTGCAATGAATAATTGCTCTACTATATGTTCAGCAATTTTCCCTTTGATATAGTTGTATCTAAATTCAAGTTCTTTGGTGTTTAACCCTGTTTCCTTTTTCATACGAGTTATTTAACCCTCAAAAATACAAGTATTTTCATCAAGATTGAAAATACATAGTTTTCCAAAACCTAGCTCTTTTCTCACTTGATTCCCATTATCAATTCCTATCACATTATACCCCTTTTCAATTTGCTTGAGGATTTCAGTTTGCGACTCTGGTGTATGTCCATGAATGATTTTAGATTCTCCCAGCCAGCCTTCTACA contains:
- a CDS encoding T9SS type A sorting domain-containing protein, with the protein product MINKYIIILVFNLLGSLLTAQQITYTSVPNIKDTFDYSEHSFIFHNQTYLQRSRLPEYIFFSKLDNLGNPVKNYAFTPKLGYIRFAFYTTQIGSKLFQFGAEEDTIDRRGSVFILNSDFSIFKDSVFFDYPNMEFNVARYDQKRNKVIATFAYSIHKDSFLVRRWGIIELDTLGNLLRIKEIPPLFRFEYADNLLVTSDGGYLVSGKMNGRTTNIDPFFIKLDTNFNVIWRNDLTSTGEKFFTQDFSENLVELSNGKGYVYVGSMHRNIDTVTRKCRYFDHFTSLHFISLSGQITKNYYHNLNNQNCETSRPKGLFLKNDSTLMIFTQRDTTSDGIITGKDSGSSLVIHYNFNQHKVTKEIIGGQLLNDKTSWILPGYNGICYRRDVKRDVDGGFITSGWANINDNRGTSAYLMKTDSCGYTQDHKCKIVYKIDTQYGNTLKVRIIDSLSVLCQPIWTIEGKQYTSLEITHNFSTTGIHTIKLWGFAGSTVDSLSFQVRVDSMNSGIKVLKEKEIKIFPNPVKSYLIVEGNRVLEGNVKLSDLLGQQMSPKVELTSSGYRIDIKHLPNGIYFIHLTDKSENTIFSKKIVIEHE